In Amycolatopsis solani, a single window of DNA contains:
- a CDS encoding transposase family protein yields the protein MSQQPAEGFDPISYQVTLPLSSSTLQMVAGLIRSHRCRLRSRWRKATPAEQALVVLAVLRHDPRLAHLGAGMGVSASTVRRWVLEVIALLAARAARLNRVLRRLAAQGAAVVLVDGTLIRTRRRTGKANRAHYSGKHKQHGLVVLALTDEDGRLLWISAAVPGKTADITAARRLRIREHLHAHDLTPVGDKGFQGWHKDVRATKHCGVCEGACGQVVLTPYKAEAKRPLSKAQKQANAVFAAMRCAVEGGFAALKAWRVLDKLRLAPRHATTLLRALLVLTQHEQSVRDGALPDPA from the coding sequence GTGAGTCAACAACCCGCCGAGGGCTTCGACCCCATTTCTTACCAGGTCACCCTCCCGCTCTCATCCTCGACCCTGCAGATGGTCGCCGGGCTGATCCGTTCCCACCGGTGCCGGTTGCGGTCCCGCTGGCGCAAAGCCACCCCCGCCGAGCAGGCCCTGGTCGTGCTGGCGGTGCTGCGCCACGACCCGCGCCTGGCTCATCTCGGGGCCGGTATGGGCGTGTCGGCATCCACGGTCCGGCGGTGGGTGCTGGAGGTCATCGCCTTGCTCGCCGCCCGCGCGGCACGCCTGAACCGTGTCCTGCGCCGCCTGGCCGCCCAGGGCGCGGCGGTGGTGTTGGTGGACGGCACCTTGATCCGGACCCGTCGCCGCACCGGAAAAGCCAACCGGGCCCATTACAGCGGCAAACACAAACAGCACGGCCTGGTCGTACTGGCCCTGACCGACGAGGACGGCCGGTTGTTGTGGATATCGGCGGCGGTGCCGGGCAAGACCGCCGATATCACCGCTGCTCGCCGGCTGCGGATCCGGGAACACCTGCATGCCCACGACCTGACCCCGGTTGGGGACAAGGGCTTTCAGGGCTGGCACAAAGACGTCCGCGCCACCAAGCACTGTGGTGTCTGCGAGGGGGCGTGTGGGCAGGTGGTGCTGACTCCGTATAAGGCTGAAGCGAAGCGGCCGTTGAGCAAGGCGCAGAAGCAGGCGAATGCGGTGTTCGCGGCAATGCGGTGCGCGGTGGAGGGCGGCTTCGCCGCCCTCAAAGCCTGGCGGGTCCTGGACAAACTCCGCCTGGCACCCCGTCATGCCACGACGTTGCTGCGGGCTCTGCTCGTGCTGACCCAGCACGAGCAGAGCGTCCGCGACGGTGCCCTGCCTGATCCCGCGTGA
- a CDS encoding ATP-binding protein — protein MADVSGPAAEHLRVRLAELHHALRGAVARQAEAAALLTRPDLTPFCVTDEQVDALLDRVDAFAAGMTEPVSPARPAPESELHLRRLAAARGVTLPLDALATRYGLSRDEQDALLLVAAPELDPGYERVYAYVVDNLNRRAPCVELLLAVVAETPADRLALRRALGSAGRLRRYGLVRAYGEAPTELAQELTLGGGVFEYLMGWGGDLGVLGHDPGEVARPERPVASPYLAAERLATLGRALAAGDVDVVGLWGCPADSQLDAAQALAAVAGRPLRRVTADVAHDLRTAAALDAILWLPTDGLEAPSDEPWVSSGVPLCLTGATPWRPPRLLAARTYAEVTIPAPGYPERRAMWSSAFPVLGEDVLADLAARYRMSGGELRAVAAVADTGARLSGAGHPITDHVEPAIATVTRGRTSGAVQSIIPRRGTADLVLPDAQMAQITEIASAFRAWPRIAEAWGFARKTTTGGVKALFTGEPGTGKTMSAEVVTGILGLELLKVDLAQVVSKWVGETEKNMEAVFRQAEDSHAVLLFDEADALFGKRGEVKQGTDRYANLEVGYLLQRLESSDGLIILTSNLKENIDPAFTRRFHFVVHFPRPSAAERRRLWLLAFPPEAPLAPDVDVDVLCRLDMTGAGITSAARTAALAAADARSAAIGMRHVVRGVSRQFQREARLFRPAELGRYAELLTDNGSAHA, from the coding sequence GTGGCTGACGTGAGCGGGCCGGCGGCCGAGCACCTGCGGGTGCGCCTGGCGGAGCTGCACCACGCGCTGCGCGGCGCCGTCGCGCGGCAGGCCGAGGCCGCGGCGTTGCTGACGCGCCCGGACCTGACGCCGTTCTGCGTGACCGACGAGCAGGTGGACGCGCTGCTCGACCGCGTGGACGCGTTCGCGGCCGGGATGACCGAGCCGGTGTCCCCGGCCCGGCCGGCGCCGGAGTCCGAGCTGCACCTCCGGCGGCTGGCCGCGGCGCGCGGTGTGACGCTCCCGCTGGACGCCCTCGCGACGCGCTACGGCCTGTCCCGGGACGAGCAGGACGCGCTGCTGCTGGTGGCCGCGCCGGAGCTGGACCCCGGCTACGAGCGCGTCTACGCGTACGTCGTGGACAACCTCAACCGGCGGGCCCCGTGCGTGGAGCTGCTGCTCGCGGTGGTCGCGGAAACGCCGGCGGACCGGCTGGCCCTGCGCCGCGCGCTGGGGTCCGCGGGCCGGCTGCGCCGCTACGGCCTGGTGCGTGCGTACGGCGAAGCGCCGACCGAGCTCGCCCAGGAGCTGACCCTCGGCGGCGGCGTGTTCGAGTACCTGATGGGCTGGGGCGGCGACCTCGGGGTCCTCGGCCACGACCCCGGTGAGGTCGCCCGGCCGGAGCGGCCGGTGGCGTCCCCGTACCTGGCGGCCGAGCGGCTCGCCACGCTCGGGCGCGCGCTGGCCGCCGGCGACGTCGACGTGGTCGGCCTGTGGGGCTGTCCCGCCGACAGCCAGCTCGACGCCGCCCAGGCACTGGCGGCCGTGGCCGGCCGTCCCCTGCGCCGCGTGACCGCGGACGTCGCGCACGACCTGCGGACCGCGGCGGCCCTGGACGCGATCCTGTGGCTGCCGACCGACGGCCTCGAGGCGCCGTCCGACGAGCCGTGGGTGAGCTCGGGCGTGCCGCTGTGCCTGACCGGCGCGACCCCGTGGCGCCCGCCCCGGCTGCTGGCCGCGCGCACCTACGCGGAAGTGACGATCCCGGCCCCGGGCTACCCGGAACGGCGCGCGATGTGGTCGTCGGCGTTCCCGGTGCTGGGCGAGGACGTGCTGGCGGACCTGGCCGCCCGCTACCGCATGAGCGGCGGCGAACTCCGCGCGGTGGCCGCGGTCGCCGACACCGGCGCCCGGCTGTCGGGGGCCGGCCACCCGATCACCGACCACGTCGAGCCCGCGATCGCCACGGTGACCCGCGGCCGCACGAGCGGCGCGGTGCAGTCGATCATCCCGCGCCGGGGGACGGCGGACCTGGTCCTGCCGGACGCGCAGATGGCCCAGATCACCGAAATCGCGTCGGCGTTCCGCGCGTGGCCCCGCATCGCGGAGGCGTGGGGCTTCGCCCGCAAGACGACGACCGGCGGCGTCAAGGCGCTGTTCACCGGCGAGCCGGGCACGGGCAAGACGATGTCGGCGGAGGTCGTCACCGGGATCCTGGGCCTGGAGCTGCTGAAGGTGGACCTGGCGCAGGTGGTGTCGAAGTGGGTGGGGGAGACCGAGAAGAACATGGAGGCGGTGTTCCGCCAGGCGGAGGACAGCCACGCGGTCCTGCTGTTCGACGAGGCGGACGCCCTGTTCGGCAAACGCGGCGAGGTCAAGCAGGGCACCGACCGGTACGCCAACCTGGAGGTCGGCTACCTGTTGCAGCGCCTGGAATCGAGCGACGGCCTGATCATCCTGACGAGCAACCTCAAGGAGAACATCGACCCGGCGTTCACCCGCAGGTTCCACTTCGTGGTCCACTTCCCCCGCCCGAGCGCGGCGGAGCGCCGCCGCCTGTGGCTCCTGGCGTTCCCCCCGGAGGCCCCGCTGGCCCCGGACGTCGACGTGGACGTGTTGTGCCGCTTGGACATGACGGGCGCGGGCATCACATCGGCGGCCCGCACGGCAGCACTGGCGGCCGCCGACGCGCGGAGTGCGGCCATCGGGATGCGCCACGTGGTCCGCGGCGTATCCCGGCAGTTCCAGCGCGAGGCGCGGCTGTTCCGCCCGGCGGAGCTGGGCCGGTACGCTGAACTCCTGACGGACAACGGGAGTGCGCATGCCTGA
- a CDS encoding phage tail protein, whose product MTCTPTTVTFRLLDDVVGWDQDVVANLVGFEDEAGVRLAYEGASPDGPTRAQLLPWFPDPRLAPGCQPCAWYLLSGARLLRRDTCAGGWLPVWAPYCDPRLLRAPTAVAARGHRIAVVDAGRVFVWRNEGDHLVAVIGLRRAKVVALAQDEQVLVSRAGSDRLWRYGADGRLCEVVRTHVRGEIIGVRTGPGRTIWLLTEEAGEFRIYRDGHESTVDELAAALPPSGLVRADDDGFCLREPGPDGEVTSCYDWDGQPWEEQAPEAGPFVTRGEFTTSRIDSGISRCRWHRVRVDADVPAGTAVSVSIVVSEDEKFADSDWQTAPAGVTDFLVDQPPGRYLTVRARLSGDSSATPVLHRIRLDFPRSTSADLLPAAFRQDPAADDFTERFLSLFDATTAEIDRVVERYPALLDPDGVPDGALPWLAGLLGLSFEAGWDAETRRRLITAAPGLYRRRGTPGALKDAIEIVFATTPVIDELAGDRHWAQVRATAAPPTARGLGSVRLFGRSSSRLRLDTSTLGATPLRAFGDPDTDPLTEHAHRFRVLLPAGAADEEAVRRLVVRQAPAHTRGSVRAGGTGFVVGTRSAVGVDTAFVPLPPPVVGGVRLNHDGVLRPGPRGARHGVSVGVVSAVGVHTRVS is encoded by the coding sequence ATGACGTGCACACCGACCACCGTCACCTTCCGGCTGCTCGACGACGTCGTCGGGTGGGACCAGGACGTCGTCGCGAACCTCGTCGGGTTCGAGGACGAGGCCGGCGTCCGGCTCGCCTACGAAGGTGCGTCCCCGGACGGCCCGACCCGGGCGCAACTGCTGCCGTGGTTCCCCGATCCCCGGCTGGCGCCCGGCTGCCAGCCGTGCGCGTGGTACCTCCTGTCCGGGGCGCGGCTGCTGCGCCGGGACACCTGCGCGGGTGGCTGGCTGCCCGTCTGGGCGCCTTACTGCGACCCCCGGCTGCTGCGCGCGCCGACGGCCGTGGCCGCGCGCGGGCACCGGATCGCCGTGGTCGACGCCGGCCGGGTCTTCGTGTGGCGCAACGAAGGCGACCACCTGGTCGCGGTGATCGGGCTCCGGCGCGCGAAGGTCGTCGCGCTCGCGCAGGACGAGCAGGTGCTCGTGTCCCGCGCGGGCAGCGACCGGCTGTGGCGCTACGGCGCCGACGGGCGGCTCTGCGAGGTCGTGCGCACGCACGTCCGGGGCGAGATCATCGGCGTCCGCACCGGCCCCGGCCGCACGATCTGGCTGCTCACCGAGGAAGCCGGGGAGTTCCGGATCTACCGCGACGGCCACGAGTCCACAGTGGACGAGCTGGCGGCCGCGCTGCCGCCCAGCGGTCTCGTCCGAGCGGACGACGACGGCTTCTGCCTGCGCGAGCCGGGTCCCGACGGCGAGGTGACCTCCTGCTACGACTGGGACGGGCAGCCGTGGGAAGAGCAGGCGCCGGAGGCCGGGCCGTTCGTCACCCGGGGCGAGTTCACCACCTCCCGGATCGACAGCGGGATCTCGCGCTGCCGCTGGCACCGGGTCCGGGTCGACGCGGACGTGCCGGCGGGCACCGCGGTGTCGGTGTCGATCGTGGTCTCCGAAGACGAGAAGTTCGCCGACAGCGACTGGCAGACCGCGCCCGCGGGGGTCACCGACTTCCTCGTCGACCAGCCGCCCGGGCGCTACCTCACGGTCCGCGCGCGGTTGTCGGGCGACTCGTCGGCGACGCCGGTCCTGCACCGGATCCGGCTCGACTTCCCGCGGTCCACCAGCGCGGACCTGCTGCCCGCGGCGTTCCGGCAGGACCCGGCGGCGGACGACTTCACCGAGCGGTTCCTGTCCCTGTTCGACGCGACCACGGCCGAGATCGACCGGGTCGTCGAGCGCTACCCGGCGCTGCTCGACCCGGACGGCGTGCCGGACGGGGCGCTGCCGTGGCTGGCCGGGCTGCTCGGCCTGTCGTTCGAAGCGGGCTGGGACGCGGAAACACGCCGGCGGCTGATCACCGCCGCGCCCGGGCTGTACCGGCGGCGCGGGACGCCGGGCGCGCTGAAGGACGCGATCGAGATCGTCTTCGCCACCACCCCGGTCATCGACGAACTGGCCGGCGACCGCCACTGGGCGCAGGTGCGCGCGACCGCGGCGCCGCCGACGGCTCGCGGCCTGGGCTCGGTGCGGTTGTTCGGCCGCTCGTCGTCACGGCTGCGGCTGGACACCTCGACGCTGGGCGCGACGCCGCTGCGGGCGTTCGGCGACCCGGACACCGACCCCCTCACCGAGCACGCCCACCGGTTCCGGGTCCTGCTGCCGGCCGGCGCGGCCGACGAGGAAGCGGTGCGGCGCCTGGTGGTCCGGCAGGCGCCCGCGCACACGAGGGGATCGGTGCGCGCCGGCGGGACGGGGTTCGTGGTCGGCACGCGGTCGGCGGTCGGGGTCGACACGGCGTTCGTCCCGCTGCCGCCGCCGGTGGTGGGCGGCGTGCGCTTGAACCACGACGGAGTACTGAGGCCCGGGCCACGGGGCGCCCGCCACGGGGTGAGCGTCGGCGTGGTGTCCGCGGTCGGGGTCCACACGCGAGTGTCTTGA
- a CDS encoding putative baseplate assembly protein — MTDVWWARDSDEEARMVPGPGPSGVQPELVDATREAVRAAVRDRIPGYTPDWTSFDRQDAGVALVRLFGTQAEPVLLRVNRLPEKILAEHLNTAGVRRRPATAAAALLEFTVTPPDGASVLVPAGFQAAATGTGGDVVYETDQDLYATPATLSVLAVQRGGALEPVPLGPNGPGRPFAPFGTEPRPGNALWLGLDGTASPFPSLSLGFVVAAAPPVPAAAGGLTPLPLAPQPLLRWDVLDGGRFRPAEVVRDETRGLRASGTVELRLPRTWAPGTPPTARPSPPLRWLRLQVAQGMFTVAPPLVSGLRLNTVAATAARTIFDEPLEPIQDPANPSERRRLRLSQVPILAGTVVIEVDDDPGMDLFGTTEEGASPWQEVPSLAAYGPDDHVFVVDYDTGVVTFGDGVNGAAVPPGFRNVRAVRYRVGGGAAGAVGAGAVNGVVTARPFVTGVGNPFPATGGADAEPDEDVMRRGVGELRSRGRAVAPADYGLLALRAPGASIARANGVPGLHPDFAGTPIPGVVGVLVVPPFEAGGTEPPVPTAETLRAVAGYLSREVAPAGVTVVTGPVAYRRIGVEARVVLDTGQDRAAVLARAADAVTTYLDPLRGGENGGGWPFGGAVRHTALVRRLLAVDGVLAVSGLALTADGLRLPPCTDHAIPPDDLVWPERPLLIPVEESA, encoded by the coding sequence ATGACCGACGTCTGGTGGGCGCGCGACTCGGACGAAGAAGCGCGCATGGTCCCCGGCCCCGGGCCGTCCGGGGTGCAGCCGGAGCTCGTCGACGCGACGCGGGAAGCGGTGCGGGCCGCCGTGCGCGATCGCATCCCCGGCTACACCCCGGATTGGACCAGCTTCGACCGGCAGGACGCCGGGGTCGCGCTCGTGCGGCTCTTCGGCACCCAGGCCGAACCCGTGCTGCTGCGGGTCAACCGGCTGCCGGAGAAGATCCTCGCCGAGCACCTGAACACCGCGGGCGTGCGCCGCCGTCCCGCCACCGCGGCGGCCGCGCTGCTCGAGTTCACCGTGACCCCGCCGGACGGCGCTTCGGTGCTCGTCCCCGCCGGGTTCCAGGCCGCCGCGACCGGTACCGGCGGCGACGTCGTCTACGAAACCGACCAGGACCTCTACGCCACCCCCGCCACCCTGAGCGTGCTCGCGGTGCAGCGGGGCGGGGCGCTCGAACCGGTGCCGCTCGGCCCGAACGGGCCCGGGCGCCCGTTCGCGCCGTTCGGCACCGAGCCCCGGCCGGGCAACGCGCTGTGGCTCGGCCTCGACGGCACCGCGAGCCCGTTCCCGTCGCTGTCGCTCGGGTTCGTGGTCGCGGCCGCGCCGCCGGTGCCCGCGGCCGCCGGCGGGCTCACCCCGCTGCCACTGGCGCCCCAGCCGCTGCTGCGCTGGGACGTGCTGGACGGCGGCCGGTTCCGGCCCGCCGAAGTCGTCCGGGACGAGACGCGGGGACTGCGCGCGAGCGGCACGGTGGAGCTGCGGCTGCCCCGCACCTGGGCCCCCGGCACCCCGCCGACCGCGCGCCCCAGCCCCCCGCTGCGCTGGCTGCGGCTGCAGGTCGCGCAGGGCATGTTCACGGTCGCGCCACCGCTGGTGTCGGGACTGCGGCTGAACACCGTGGCCGCGACCGCCGCCCGCACGATCTTCGACGAGCCGCTGGAGCCGATCCAGGACCCCGCGAACCCGTCCGAACGGCGGCGGCTGCGGCTGAGCCAGGTCCCGATCCTGGCCGGCACGGTCGTCATCGAGGTCGACGACGACCCCGGGATGGATCTGTTCGGCACCACCGAAGAGGGCGCTTCGCCGTGGCAGGAAGTGCCGAGCCTCGCCGCCTACGGCCCGGACGACCACGTGTTCGTCGTCGACTACGACACCGGTGTCGTCACCTTCGGCGACGGCGTGAACGGCGCGGCCGTGCCGCCGGGCTTCCGCAACGTCCGGGCGGTGCGCTACCGCGTCGGCGGCGGCGCGGCGGGCGCGGTGGGGGCCGGTGCGGTCAACGGCGTCGTCACCGCGCGGCCGTTCGTGACCGGCGTCGGCAACCCGTTCCCCGCCACCGGCGGCGCGGACGCCGAGCCGGACGAAGACGTCATGCGCCGCGGGGTCGGGGAGCTGCGCTCCCGCGGTCGGGCCGTCGCCCCGGCCGACTACGGCCTGCTGGCGCTGCGCGCGCCGGGAGCGTCGATCGCCCGCGCGAACGGGGTGCCCGGCCTGCACCCGGACTTCGCCGGCACGCCCATCCCCGGTGTCGTCGGAGTCCTCGTGGTGCCGCCGTTCGAAGCGGGCGGCACCGAACCGCCGGTACCGACCGCCGAGACCCTGCGCGCGGTGGCCGGCTACCTCTCCCGGGAGGTGGCGCCCGCCGGCGTCACGGTGGTCACCGGCCCGGTCGCGTACCGGCGGATCGGCGTCGAGGCCCGGGTCGTGCTCGACACCGGCCAGGACCGGGCCGCCGTCCTGGCCCGGGCGGCGGACGCGGTGACCACCTACCTGGATCCCCTGCGGGGCGGGGAGAACGGCGGCGGCTGGCCGTTCGGCGGCGCGGTGCGCCACACCGCGCTCGTGCGCCGGCTCCTCGCGGTGGACGGCGTGCTCGCGGTGTCCGGGCTTGCGCTGACCGCCGACGGGCTGCGGCTGCCGCCGTGCACCGACCACGCGATCCCGCCGGACGACCTGGTGTGGCCGGAGCGCCCGCTGCTGATCCCGGTGGAGGAGTCCGCATGA
- a CDS encoding putative baseplate assembly protein translates to MTLPVPELDDLTWADMMAAITRRIPAESDGTWTLHAPADPGVTLLELFAYLLEQRLYWLDQAPDELVVAILKLLGVEPPRPARAAATVLALTTGEDTPTVVPAGTVLARDPAAAIRFTLDDEVTAFPLDGEATVFTDRDRTADLLAGRGVPLLASDGSPASARFTLPLAGSHPTDGWLSLLFELDSPLPPSWAPPPLPVVRPPAELTWSWFRPSGDASGEFAEVEDGTGGLRRSGVVRLRPPAEWSTMDSGLLVATRAATYSAPPRLRRLAVNASGARHAEHRTVTGLEDQTGEWLKLPGQRLELPDAAGRLLAATLHLAGEKWEAAAGFAFGSGRDRIFVPDRHEGALVFGDGLTGRIPRPGGTVRVDYTIGGGRDGNGGLTDNWLPVELAVPVRAANPVQAAGGSDPETVAQARDRAAGALGEVTRAVTAEDFVTLATTTPGVSVGRAHAAVGEHPGFPCARVPGAVTVHIVPSVPRDGDDVVPAPEPDPGMLCAVADRLGQARLLTAEVFVRPPVYRDVRLRVDLSGTPADRVRVSTVAGTALRRFLDPLAGGDDETGWPFGEPLRPSALLRAAQQALGDLAAVTAVAIGLDGAEPAETCDDVPLRPGDLPVAREVRTRVVPAVEPGEGLL, encoded by the coding sequence ATGACGCTGCCCGTGCCGGAGCTGGACGACCTCACCTGGGCCGACATGATGGCGGCCATCACCCGCCGCATCCCGGCGGAGTCGGACGGCACGTGGACGCTGCACGCGCCCGCCGACCCCGGCGTCACGCTGCTGGAACTGTTCGCCTACCTGCTGGAGCAGCGGCTCTACTGGCTGGACCAGGCCCCGGACGAGCTCGTCGTCGCGATCCTGAAGCTGCTGGGTGTCGAGCCACCCCGCCCCGCGCGGGCGGCGGCCACGGTCCTCGCGCTGACCACCGGCGAGGACACGCCGACGGTAGTGCCCGCGGGCACCGTGCTGGCCCGCGACCCGGCCGCAGCCATCCGCTTCACCCTCGACGACGAGGTGACCGCCTTCCCGCTGGACGGCGAGGCGACAGTGTTCACCGACCGCGACCGCACCGCCGACCTGCTGGCCGGGCGCGGGGTGCCGCTGCTGGCGAGCGACGGCTCCCCGGCGTCGGCCCGGTTCACGCTGCCGCTGGCCGGCTCGCACCCCACGGACGGCTGGCTGTCCCTGCTGTTCGAGCTGGACTCGCCGCTGCCGCCGTCCTGGGCGCCACCCCCGCTCCCCGTCGTCCGGCCGCCGGCCGAGCTGACGTGGTCGTGGTTCCGGCCCAGCGGCGACGCCTCGGGCGAGTTCGCCGAGGTCGAGGACGGCACCGGCGGCCTGCGGCGCTCCGGCGTGGTCCGGCTGCGGCCGCCGGCCGAGTGGTCCACAATGGACTCCGGGCTGCTCGTGGCCACCCGCGCCGCGACCTATTCCGCACCGCCGCGGCTGCGGCGCCTGGCGGTCAACGCCTCGGGTGCCCGCCACGCCGAGCACCGCACGGTGACCGGGCTCGAAGACCAGACCGGCGAGTGGCTGAAGCTGCCCGGCCAGCGGCTCGAGCTGCCGGACGCGGCCGGCCGGCTGCTCGCCGCGACCCTGCACCTGGCCGGCGAGAAGTGGGAAGCGGCGGCCGGCTTCGCCTTCGGCTCGGGCCGGGACCGGATCTTCGTGCCGGACCGCCACGAAGGCGCGCTCGTGTTCGGCGACGGGCTCACCGGGCGGATCCCGCGCCCGGGCGGCACCGTCCGGGTCGACTACACGATCGGCGGCGGCCGCGACGGCAACGGCGGCCTGACGGACAACTGGCTGCCGGTCGAGCTCGCGGTGCCGGTGCGGGCGGCGAACCCGGTCCAGGCCGCCGGCGGGTCGGACCCGGAAACGGTGGCCCAGGCCCGCGACCGGGCCGCGGGCGCGCTCGGCGAGGTGACCCGGGCCGTCACGGCCGAAGACTTCGTCACCCTGGCCACCACGACGCCGGGCGTTTCGGTCGGCCGCGCGCACGCCGCGGTCGGCGAGCACCCCGGCTTCCCGTGCGCGCGGGTGCCCGGCGCGGTGACCGTCCACATCGTCCCGTCGGTGCCCCGCGACGGCGACGACGTCGTGCCCGCCCCGGAACCGGACCCGGGCATGCTGTGCGCGGTCGCGGACCGGCTCGGCCAAGCCCGGTTGCTCACGGCCGAAGTGTTCGTGCGGCCGCCGGTGTACCGGGACGTCCGGCTGCGGGTGGACCTGTCCGGCACGCCGGCCGACCGCGTCCGGGTGTCCACTGTGGCCGGTACCGCACTGCGCCGGTTCCTCGACCCCCTCGCAGGCGGGGACGACGAGACGGGCTGGCCGTTCGGCGAGCCCCTGCGGCCCTCGGCGCTGCTGCGCGCGGCGCAGCAGGCGCTCGGCGACCTGGCGGCCGTCACCGCCGTCGCGATCGGCCTCGACGGCGCCGAGCCCGCGGAGACGTGCGACGACGTACCGCTGCGGCCCGGCGACCTCCCGGTCGCCCGCGAGGTCCGCACGCGCGTGGTGCCCGCCGTGGAACCGGGGGAGGGGTTGCTGTGA
- a CDS encoding GPW/gp25 family protein, which translates to MSEPFLGTGWRFPILPDEAGRLSYADGETSIEHCLRALLLTATGERVMRPDFGTTVPESVFAPGSAQNLRGLERSIADAVKTFEPRVELASVLAEADPADESHVTISVEYRIRRTNTKANLVFPFYLGLTGTP; encoded by the coding sequence GTGAGCGAACCCTTCCTCGGCACCGGCTGGCGGTTCCCGATCCTGCCCGACGAGGCCGGCCGGCTGTCCTACGCCGACGGCGAGACGAGCATCGAGCACTGCCTGCGCGCGTTGCTGCTCACCGCCACCGGCGAGCGCGTGATGCGGCCGGACTTCGGGACCACGGTGCCGGAGTCGGTCTTCGCACCCGGCAGCGCGCAGAACCTGCGCGGGCTGGAACGGTCGATCGCCGACGCCGTCAAGACCTTCGAGCCGCGGGTGGAGCTGGCGAGCGTCCTCGCCGAGGCCGACCCGGCCGACGAGTCCCACGTGACGATCTCGGTCGAGTACCGGATCCGGCGCACCAACACCAAGGCCAACCTGGTGTTCCCGTTCTACCTCGGCCTGACGGGGACGCCATGA
- a CDS encoding phage baseplate assembly protein V, whose amino-acid sequence MTATTPRAMATDQRFYGVAPAEVVQNDGDDEGRVRVKYYWLDGGASISPWIRVSQLYAGAGYGSVFVPEVGDEVLVAFFQGDMRQPYVLGGLYNGKKKPPVAHKDGRDQKIIRTKAGHRILFDDKEKEITISTASGATVVLKDSGEITLTAETVTVDASHVDLGGGASEPVVLGNALLEAFINHTHPVVGANTGPATPLSPTVLAKEVFAK is encoded by the coding sequence ATGACGGCGACCACGCCCCGGGCCATGGCTACCGACCAGCGCTTCTACGGCGTCGCGCCGGCGGAAGTCGTGCAGAACGACGGGGACGACGAGGGCCGGGTCCGGGTCAAGTACTACTGGCTGGACGGCGGCGCGTCGATCAGCCCGTGGATCCGGGTCAGCCAGCTCTACGCGGGCGCCGGCTACGGCTCGGTGTTCGTGCCCGAGGTCGGCGACGAGGTGCTGGTCGCGTTCTTCCAGGGCGACATGCGCCAGCCGTACGTGCTGGGCGGGCTCTACAACGGCAAGAAGAAACCGCCGGTGGCGCACAAGGACGGCCGCGACCAGAAGATCATCCGCACCAAGGCCGGGCACCGGATCCTGTTCGACGACAAGGAAAAGGAGATCACGATCAGCACCGCGTCGGGTGCGACGGTGGTGCTGAAGGACAGCGGCGAGATCACGCTGACGGCCGAAACGGTGACGGTCGACGCGAGCCACGTCGACCTCGGCGGCGGCGCGTCCGAGCCCGTCGTCCTCGGCAACGCGCTCCTGGAAGCGTTCATCAACCACACCCACCCGGTGGTGGGCGCCAACACGGGGCCCGCGACGCCGCTCTCGCCGACGGTGCTCGCGAAGGAGGTGTTCGCGAAGTGA